One region of Eupeodes corollae chromosome 1, idEupCoro1.1, whole genome shotgun sequence genomic DNA includes:
- the LOC129939948 gene encoding uncharacterized protein LOC129939948, with amino-acid sequence MEETLETLFIKQQNLIDDLINFKTNFSKSPKERLAKASHLNGRLEILESYMISFRENHIKLSLLYKEKKKDKPDTTYFIEKHNDVFQDMFLDLKSDIVDRIKAISSSADKEISFNHNTSFGDRSLNEERGVHLPIISLPEFNGDYKNWMQFRDLFTGMIHNKPGLDSARKLFYLKKCVLGEAEKIIHSIPCSAANYDSAWQMLCERFDKKRFIIESYLKTLCEQPIMRRESCDSIKKLLYTTKDCLTSIQNLKVKTESWDVLIIFILSQKLDNVTRKNWERFLTTKSSQNRTSKSNQSGIDSKDYDLPKLLEFYEFLEDSFRSLEAIDSKSASIFGETRDTFSNNKRANYVKTFHASNNTSSCPSCNEPHLLYQCTNFKSLTHKRHSAIKCRSKLTCRKCNKRHNTVMHIENSNHSSNDTAAHPIAGSSNQISHVSTYLGSNSTSQILLATAKVKISTATGDFIFRALIDQGSQVSFVTEYCVQTLGLKKNPIHCVIDGIGSMTSGACKNFVELKLNSCINSKFTLLVKALVMTSISNYFPVAKLNSSFYFDIGNLTLADPQFAEPGRIDTLLGADVLHEIIFDGIIKTTYGPLAQQTQLGWILSGPIKNSNPQNRDVQNILTFHTQVNIDNTLRKFWELEEVSSERVQTTEEKACEKYFQETHYRSSSGRYIVRLRRLPKF; translated from the exons atggaaGAAACATTAGAAACTCTTTTCATAAAGCAACAGAACTTGATTGAtgacttaattaattttaaaactaattttagtaAGAGTCCTAAGGAGCGTCTAGCTAAGGCCAGTCATCTTAATGGCCGCCTAGAAATATTAGAAAGTTACATGATTTCTTTTCGTGAAAATCATATTAAGCTTTCTCTTCTTtacaaagagaaaaagaaagataaaCCGGACACtacatattttattgaaaaacataatgatGTATTTCAAGACATGTTTTTAGACCTTAAGTCCGACATTGTTGATAGAATTAAGGCAATTTCTTCTTCTGCTGATAAAGAAATTTCATTCAATCATAACACTTCCTTTGGTGATCGTAGTTTAAATGAGGAACGTGGTGTACATCTTCCAATCATTAGTCTTCCCGAGTTCAATGGCGATTATAAGAACTGGATGCAGTTTCGGGATTTATTTACGGGAATGATTCATAATAAACCGGGTCTAGATAGTGCtagaaaacttttttatcttaaaaaatgtgtctTAGGTGAAGCTGAGAAAATTATACACTCTATTCCATGTTCAGCTGCAAATTATGATTCTGCATGGCAAATGCTTTGCGAAAGGTTTGATAAAAAACGTTTTATTATTGAatcgtatttaaaaacattatgtgAACAACCTATTATGCGAAGAGAGTCTTGTGATAGCATAAAGAAACTTCTTTATACTACCAAGGATTGTTTGACTTCAATCCAAAATTTAAAGGTTAAAACCGAATCATGggatgttttaattatttttattctttctcaaaaacttgataatGTAACCCGTAAGAATTGGGAGCGGTTTTTGACTACTAAAAGCTCGCAAAATAGAACTTCTAAATCGAATCAGTCTGGAATAGATTCTAAAGATTATGATCTTCCAAAACTTTTagaattttatgagtttttagaAGATTCTTTTCGATCATTGGAGGCAATTGACTCTAAATCAGCTTCAATTTTTGGTGAAACAAGGGATACATTTTCAAACAATAAACGAGCAAATTATGTAAAAACGTTTCATGCTTCCAATAATACGAGTTCGTGTCCAAGTTGTAATGAACCCCATCTTCTTTATCAGTGTACAAACTTTAAATCACTTACTCATAAAA GACATTCTGCTATAAAATGTCGAAGCAAGTTGACATGCCGAAAATGTAATAAAAGGCACAACACAGTTATGCATATTGAGAATTCAAATCATTCATCAAATGACACTGCTGCGCATCCAATTGCTGGttcttcaaatcaaatttcTCATGTATCAACCTATTTGGGTTCAAATTCTACTTCGCAAATACTTCTTGCAAcagcaaaagtaaaaatatccaCTGCTACTGGTGACTTTATTTTTAGAGCCCTCATAGATCAAGGGTCTCAAGTATCGTTCGTTACAGaatattgtgttcaaacatTGGGACTCAAGAAAAATCCTATTCATTGTGTTATAGACGGTATTGGCTCAATGACTTCCGGTGCgtgtaaaaattttgttgagCTCAAGCTTAATTCGTGCATCAATTCCAAATTTACACTACTTGTAAAGGCTTTGGTTATGACTTCAATAAGTAATTATTTTCCTGTTGCAAAACttaattcttcattttatttcgaCATTGGCAACCTAACTCTGGCAGATCCTCAGTTTGCAGAGCCTGGACGCATAGATACACTTCTTGGTGCAGATGTGTTACATGAAATCATCTTTGACGGTATTATCAAGACTACTTATGGCCCATTGGCACAACAAACTCAATTAGGTTGGATCCTTTCAGGACCAATTAAAAACTCGAATCCTCAGAACAGagatgttcaaaatattttgacttttcacaCTCAGGTGAATATAGACAACACTCTTCGAAAATTCTGGGAACTTGAAGAAGTATCTTCAGAACGTGTGCAAACCACTGAAGAAAAAGCTtgtgaaaaatatttccaaGAAACACATTATCGTTCTTCTTCTGGAAGATATATTGTTAGACTTAGAAGACtacccaaattttaa